One genomic window of Paenisporosarcina antarctica includes the following:
- the rbfA gene encoding 30S ribosome-binding factor RbfA, giving the protein MANRSNRVAEQMKKELGEIIARKLKDPRIGFVTVTDVEVTGDLQQATVFITVLGDDKKRRETLKGLVQAKGFIRTEIGQRIRLRKTPELMFELDKSFDYGNKIDNLLKQIKTEEVEVEEIETDLVEIEEIKNEEIK; this is encoded by the coding sequence ATGGCGAATCGCTCAAATCGAGTAGCAGAACAAATGAAAAAAGAATTAGGCGAAATAATCGCTCGTAAACTAAAAGACCCGCGTATTGGGTTTGTCACAGTAACAGATGTAGAAGTTACTGGTGATTTACAACAAGCAACTGTCTTTATTACCGTTCTCGGTGACGATAAAAAACGTCGCGAAACGTTAAAAGGTTTAGTGCAAGCTAAAGGATTTATCCGTACCGAAATCGGTCAAAGAATTAGATTACGTAAGACACCAGAACTTATGTTTGAACTTGACAAGTCTTTCGATTACGGGAATAAGATCGATAACCTACTTAAACAAATCAAAACTGAAGAAGTTGAGGTTGAAGAAATCGAAACTGATTTAGTGGAGATTGAAGAAATCAAAAATGAAGAAATTAAATAA
- the rnpM gene encoding RNase P modulator RnpM produces MSSQKKIPLRKCVATGEMFPKKEMIRIVRSKEGEVSVDLSGKKSGRGAYVSKTKQAVEIAKKRKVLDNQLEAKIPESIFDELLTVIEREKMK; encoded by the coding sequence ATGTCTAGTCAAAAGAAAATACCTTTAAGAAAATGCGTTGCAACAGGTGAAATGTTTCCTAAAAAAGAAATGATTCGAATTGTACGGTCAAAAGAAGGCGAAGTTTCGGTCGACTTATCTGGTAAAAAGTCTGGTCGTGGTGCATATGTTTCTAAAACTAAACAAGCTGTTGAAATCGCGAAAAAACGCAAAGTCCTAGATAACCAATTAGAAGCAAAAATACCAGAGAGCATTTTTGATGAATTGTTAACTGTGATTGAAAGAGAGAAAATGAAATGA
- a CDS encoding YlxQ family RNA-binding protein, translated as MKQEQQILQLLGLAVRARMLISGEELVVKDIRNNRAKLVIISTDASDNTMKKIQDKCNSYNVELHVFGDRSDLGHATGKAERVVLAINDHGFAKKLIELLNEFNRG; from the coding sequence ATGAAACAAGAGCAACAAATCTTACAACTTCTCGGACTAGCCGTGCGTGCAAGAATGTTGATTTCTGGTGAAGAACTAGTGGTCAAAGATATTCGTAATAACCGTGCAAAACTAGTTATTATATCAACAGATGCTTCAGATAACACAATGAAAAAAATTCAAGATAAATGCAATTCTTACAACGTTGAGCTACATGTATTCGGTGATCGTTCAGATCTCGGACATGCAACAGGAAAAGCGGAGCGAGTGGTACTTGCAATTAATGACCACGGTTTCGCAAAAAAACTGATTGAACTTCTCAACGAATTTAACCGGGGGTGA
- the ribF gene encoding riboflavin biosynthesis protein RibF encodes MNIVHLSYPRHISDSIISGPFSLAIGFFDGVHLGHREVIDHANKEALEQGLKLAVMTFDPHPSIVLGKRNEKVFYITPLDQKLELLESMGVDTTFVVRFTSDFAQLTPEQFVETFIHQLNVTHVTAGFDFTFGAFGSGDMNVMKQLAKNQFNVSVVEKKSDDSIKISSTRIRHALTEGDMEKVHELLGRPFQIPGIVVHGDKRGRQIGFPTANIQAKEGSFIPATGVYSVRMLVQDEWFDGVCNVGYKPTFKSPDEKKLTIEVHLFNFDRNIYGEEVNVDWYHHIRNERKFDGIDSLKQQINKDKKTAISFLQKLN; translated from the coding sequence ATGAACATTGTACACTTATCATACCCACGTCATATAAGTGATTCCATAATTTCTGGTCCTTTTTCTTTAGCAATCGGCTTTTTTGACGGAGTTCACTTAGGTCATCGAGAAGTTATTGATCATGCTAATAAAGAAGCTCTAGAACAAGGATTGAAATTAGCAGTAATGACATTTGACCCACACCCTTCGATTGTTCTTGGCAAGCGCAACGAAAAAGTGTTTTATATTACTCCACTTGACCAAAAATTAGAATTGCTTGAGTCCATGGGAGTAGATACAACATTCGTAGTTCGCTTTACGTCTGATTTCGCGCAATTAACGCCTGAACAATTCGTTGAAACGTTCATTCATCAATTAAATGTTACCCATGTAACGGCGGGATTTGATTTCACTTTTGGTGCTTTTGGAAGTGGGGATATGAACGTGATGAAACAATTAGCCAAAAACCAATTTAATGTTTCAGTCGTTGAGAAAAAGTCAGATGACAGTATAAAAATCAGTTCGACACGTATCCGACATGCATTAACTGAAGGGGACATGGAAAAAGTTCATGAATTACTCGGTAGACCTTTTCAAATACCAGGTATAGTCGTTCATGGAGACAAGAGAGGTCGCCAAATAGGTTTTCCAACAGCGAATATTCAAGCAAAAGAAGGATCTTTCATTCCGGCAACTGGTGTATATTCTGTTAGGATGTTAGTGCAAGATGAATGGTTTGATGGCGTTTGCAATGTGGGGTATAAACCTACTTTTAAATCACCTGATGAAAAAAAATTAACGATTGAAGTACATTTGTTTAATTTTGATAGAAATATTTATGGCGAAGAGGTCAATGTTGATTGGTATCACCATATTCGAAATGAACGTAAATTTGATGGAATTGATTCGTTAAAACAACAAATTAATAAAGATAAAAAAACGGCTATTTCGTTTCTTCAAAAGTTAAATTAA
- a CDS encoding DUF503 domain-containing protein gives MISYAECEFIIPTSHSLKEKRAVLQRMLTRTKQKFNISISEIDHQDKWQRTRIAIVCVASSSDASDRELTHAINYLESNPEWERTETIREHL, from the coding sequence ATGATTTCGTATGCGGAGTGTGAATTCATCATTCCGACGTCCCATTCGTTAAAAGAGAAGCGCGCTGTACTACAGCGTATGCTTACTCGAACGAAGCAAAAGTTTAACATATCGATTTCTGAAATAGACCATCAAGATAAATGGCAAAGGACGCGTATTGCGATTGTCTGTGTAGCTTCTTCAAGCGATGCAAGCGACCGTGAACTCACCCACGCAATTAATTACTTGGAGTCTAATCCAGAGTGGGAAAGAACGGAAACTATCCGTGAACATTTATAG
- the nusA gene encoding transcription termination factor NusA, producing the protein MAKAKAKSKSKANANELLDALIALEKQKGISRDVLIEAIEAALVTAYKRNFNQAQNVRVDLNMDKGTMLVFSRKDVVEEVLDDRLHISLEAAKIINPAFELGDIVEQEVTPRNFGRIAAQTAKQVVTQRVREAERGMIYEEYVDREEDIVNGIVERLDARNIYVGLGKVEAVLPVNEQILTETYHPHERIKVFITKVERSTRGPQVFVSRTHPGLLRRLFEMEVPEIYDGIVEIKSIAREAGDRSKISVVAHNQDVDPVGSCVGAKGSRVQTIVNELNGEKIDIVEWSEDPAIFVANALSPSKVLDVQVNEEGKSTTVVVPDYQLSLAIGKRGQNARLAAKLTGWKIDIKSETDARELGIYPSTYSSENEDSIDEEYEENSEDNFDLYKNEE; encoded by the coding sequence ATGGCAAAGGCAAAGGCTAAGTCAAAGTCAAAGGCAAATGCAAACGAGTTGCTAGATGCTTTAATAGCTCTTGAAAAACAAAAAGGAATTTCACGAGATGTCTTAATTGAAGCGATTGAAGCGGCGCTTGTAACAGCGTATAAACGTAATTTTAACCAAGCACAAAATGTCCGTGTTGATCTGAATATGGATAAAGGAACAATGCTAGTATTTTCACGCAAAGATGTTGTGGAAGAAGTATTAGACGACCGTCTACATATTTCATTGGAAGCAGCAAAAATAATAAATCCAGCGTTTGAACTTGGTGATATTGTGGAGCAGGAAGTAACGCCTAGAAACTTTGGCCGTATCGCTGCACAAACTGCTAAACAAGTTGTGACACAACGTGTCCGCGAAGCAGAGCGGGGTATGATTTATGAAGAATATGTTGACCGTGAAGAAGACATTGTAAATGGTATTGTTGAACGTTTAGATGCTCGTAATATTTATGTGGGACTTGGGAAAGTTGAAGCGGTGCTACCCGTCAATGAACAAATTCTAACGGAAACATACCATCCGCATGAACGCATTAAAGTGTTTATTACCAAAGTAGAACGCTCAACAAGAGGGCCTCAAGTATTTGTTTCACGCACGCATCCAGGATTACTTCGTCGTTTGTTTGAAATGGAAGTTCCTGAAATTTATGATGGCATCGTGGAAATTAAATCAATAGCTCGTGAAGCTGGCGATCGATCTAAGATTTCAGTTGTTGCTCATAATCAAGATGTAGATCCAGTAGGTTCATGTGTAGGTGCAAAAGGCTCACGTGTGCAAACAATCGTAAACGAGTTAAATGGTGAAAAAATTGATATAGTAGAGTGGTCTGAAGATCCTGCGATTTTTGTTGCCAATGCACTTAGCCCATCTAAAGTGTTGGATGTGCAAGTAAATGAAGAAGGAAAATCGACGACTGTAGTAGTTCCAGATTATCAATTATCGTTAGCAATTGGTAAACGTGGTCAAAATGCACGTTTAGCTGCTAAATTGACTGGATGGAAAATTGATATTAAGAGTGAGACAGATGCTCGTGAACTTGGTATTTATCCTTCAACTTATTCCTCTGAAAACGAAGATAGCATAGATGAAGAGTACGAAGAAAATAGTGAAGATAACTTTGATTTATACAAAAACGAAGAATAA
- the rimP gene encoding ribosome maturation factor RimP, translated as MSIILKEIEKLVTPIVEELNLELVDTEFVKEGRNWFLRIYVDTQQGGIDIEHCALVSERLSEMLDAEDPIEQNYFLEVSSPGAERPLKKESDYQRAIGQYIHVKTYEAVNGLKEFEGILTAYNEQGLEIDVRIKTRKIKVQLAKEKVAFARLAINFSA; from the coding sequence ATGAGCATTATATTAAAAGAAATTGAAAAGCTTGTAACGCCCATTGTTGAAGAACTAAATCTAGAACTAGTAGATACAGAGTTCGTAAAAGAAGGTCGTAATTGGTTTTTACGTATTTATGTAGATACACAACAAGGTGGCATTGACATTGAACATTGTGCACTTGTAAGTGAACGACTAAGTGAAATGTTAGATGCAGAAGATCCAATTGAACAAAACTACTTTTTAGAAGTTTCCTCACCTGGGGCTGAACGCCCATTGAAAAAAGAGAGTGATTACCAACGAGCAATTGGTCAATATATTCATGTGAAAACTTACGAGGCGGTAAATGGTTTAAAAGAATTTGAAGGAATCTTAACTGCTTATAACGAACAAGGTTTAGAAATAGATGTTCGGATAAAAACGAGAAAAATCAAAGTTCAACTTGCAAAAGAGAAAGTTGCTTTCGCTCGTTTAGCGATCAATTTCTCAGCATAA
- the truB gene encoding tRNA pseudouridine(55) synthase TruB, with product MQNGILPLWKEKGMTSHDCVFKLRKILKMKRIGHTGTLDPSVEGVLPICLGESTKVAEYLTNAGKIYEAEVTIGASTTTEDADGDVVESNDSHKHFTPQDILSALTALTGTIEQTPPMYSAVKVNGKKLYEYARAGVSVERPTRQVKIYELTLLSEEDSYSGKHVSFRIRVSCSKGTYIRTLAVQIGEKLGYPAHMSNLVRTNSGTFTATDCLTLKQVQDLVDNELLTDKLYDLDYAMQDMPKFEVPSNLEKAIKNGQVLDAIEALNDHQRIVYTVDAQAVAVYIKHPSKEGKMKPEKMFNRLGKEGDAK from the coding sequence ATGCAAAATGGCATTCTTCCGCTATGGAAAGAAAAAGGGATGACATCCCACGATTGCGTCTTTAAACTACGTAAAATTTTAAAAATGAAACGCATCGGCCATACAGGAACTCTTGATCCAAGTGTGGAAGGGGTTCTACCTATTTGTTTAGGAGAATCTACAAAAGTAGCGGAGTATCTTACAAATGCAGGTAAAATTTATGAAGCTGAAGTGACGATTGGTGCATCTACTACAACTGAAGATGCAGATGGAGATGTAGTAGAATCAAATGATTCGCACAAACATTTCACTCCACAGGATATTCTGTCTGCTTTAACAGCCTTGACTGGTACAATAGAACAAACTCCTCCAATGTACTCAGCTGTTAAGGTAAATGGGAAAAAACTTTATGAATATGCACGAGCTGGAGTTTCGGTTGAACGACCAACAAGGCAAGTGAAAATTTATGAACTAACACTTTTAAGTGAAGAAGACTCATATTCAGGGAAACATGTTTCATTTAGAATTCGCGTCTCGTGTAGCAAAGGAACATATATTCGAACACTTGCTGTTCAGATTGGTGAAAAGCTAGGGTATCCTGCTCATATGTCGAATTTAGTGCGAACGAATTCTGGAACATTTACAGCTACTGATTGTCTGACATTAAAACAAGTTCAAGATCTCGTTGACAACGAATTATTAACTGATAAATTATATGATTTAGATTATGCAATGCAAGATATGCCGAAATTTGAAGTGCCTAGTAATTTAGAAAAAGCCATTAAAAATGGACAAGTATTAGATGCGATTGAGGCACTTAATGATCATCAGCGAATCGTTTATACGGTAGATGCTCAAGCAGTTGCTGTGTATATTAAACATCCTTCAAAAGAAGGAAAGATGAAGCCTGAAAAAATGTTTAATCGATTAGGTAAAGAAGGAGATGCCAAATGA
- the infB gene encoding translation initiation factor IF-2, which produces MTKLRVHEYAKQINKTSKEVIDQLTKLEVNVTNHMSTLEGDAVSKLDSVYKKTTTTSTQKPASQGNNVTQGTRPQSTGYQGNKPQGTRPQGSGYQGNKPQGDRPGYQGNKPQGDRPQGSGYQGNRPQGQGTGYQGNKPQGDRPQGSGYQGNKPQGDRPQGSGYQGNKPQGDRPQGGGYQGNRPQGSSSQANRPQTTGPKPPVGQSRGVTSTSTPSRDKQKPVTTTSGEGRKQEQGAQTKEKNFGPNRAPGSSFRPGGGGNHRPGTGNRAGGRNKGKQNRQPVAPPVPKKEKELPEKITFYESLSVGELAKKLGREPSEIIKKLFLLGVMATINQELDKDAIELICTDYGVEVEEEIRVDISDLEGYFEAEQEVQGVQKERPPVVTIMGHVDHGKTTLLDSIRHTKVTAGEAGGITQHIGAYQVVENGKKITFLDTPGHAAFTTMRARGAKVTDITILVVAADDGVMPQTVEAINHAKAAEVPIIVAVNKMDKQGANPERVMQELTEHGLVSEEWGGETIFAPISALKGDGIDNLLEMILLVSEVAELKADSSRRAIGTVIEAQLDKGRGSVATLLIQDGTLKVGDPIVVGHTYGRVRAMVNDLGRRVKEAGPSTPVEITGLNDVPQAGDRFVVFADEKTARQVGESRASTAIQAQRSEKTRVTLDNLFDQMKQGEMKELNLIVKADVQGAVEAMAASLMKLEVAGVNVRIIHTGAGAITESDISLAAASNAIVIGFNVRPDINAKRAAEAEGVDIRLHRIIYKVIEEIEAAMTGLLDPEFQEKIIGQAEVRETFKVTKIGTIAGSYVIEGKIARDSGVRVIRDSIVVFEGELDSLKRFKDDAKEVAKGYECGITVKNYHDVKEGDIIESFVMEEIKRK; this is translated from the coding sequence ATGACCAAATTACGGGTTCATGAATATGCAAAACAAATTAATAAGACAAGTAAAGAAGTTATTGATCAATTAACTAAACTAGAAGTAAATGTAACTAATCATATGTCGACATTAGAAGGAGACGCTGTTTCTAAATTAGACTCTGTCTATAAAAAAACAACAACGACTTCAACTCAAAAACCGGCATCTCAAGGTAACAATGTTACACAAGGTACTCGTCCGCAAAGTACTGGCTATCAAGGTAACAAACCACAAGGTACTCGTCCACAAGGTAGTGGCTATCAAGGTAACAAGCCACAAGGAGATCGTCCTGGGTACCAAGGTAACAAGCCACAAGGAGATCGTCCACAGGGTAGTGGGTATCAGGGCAATCGTCCTCAAGGGCAAGGAACTGGATATCAAGGTAACAAACCACAAGGAGATCGTCCGCAAGGTAGTGGCTATCAAGGTAACAAGCCACAAGGAGATCGTCCACAAGGCAGTGGCTATCAAGGTAACAAGCCACAAGGAGATCGTCCACAAGGCGGTGGGTATCAAGGTAACCGTCCTCAAGGTAGCAGTTCTCAAGCCAACCGTCCGCAAACAACTGGTCCAAAACCACCAGTAGGTCAAAGTCGTGGTGTAACGAGTACTAGTACTCCATCACGTGATAAGCAAAAACCTGTGACAACAACTTCAGGTGAAGGTCGCAAGCAAGAACAAGGCGCACAGACGAAAGAAAAGAACTTTGGTCCAAATCGTGCTCCGGGGTCATCATTCCGTCCAGGTGGTGGAGGAAATCACCGTCCAGGAACTGGTAACCGGGCTGGTGGAAGAAACAAAGGGAAACAAAATCGTCAACCAGTTGCACCGCCAGTGCCGAAAAAAGAAAAAGAATTACCAGAGAAAATCACTTTCTATGAATCATTATCAGTTGGCGAACTAGCGAAAAAGTTAGGTAGAGAACCTTCTGAAATTATTAAAAAGTTATTCTTGCTTGGTGTTATGGCAACAATTAACCAAGAATTAGATAAAGATGCAATTGAATTAATTTGTACAGATTATGGTGTTGAAGTTGAAGAAGAAATTCGTGTTGATATTTCGGATTTAGAAGGATATTTCGAAGCTGAACAAGAAGTACAAGGTGTTCAAAAAGAACGTCCACCTGTTGTAACCATTATGGGTCACGTTGACCATGGTAAAACAACTCTTCTAGACTCTATTCGTCATACGAAAGTAACTGCTGGCGAAGCTGGTGGTATTACACAACATATTGGAGCTTACCAAGTTGTGGAAAACGGCAAGAAAATCACGTTCTTAGATACACCTGGTCACGCAGCATTTACAACAATGCGTGCTCGTGGAGCTAAAGTAACTGATATTACGATTTTGGTAGTCGCAGCAGATGATGGTGTTATGCCTCAAACAGTTGAAGCGATTAACCATGCAAAAGCCGCAGAAGTGCCAATTATTGTAGCAGTGAATAAAATGGATAAGCAAGGTGCTAATCCTGAACGAGTGATGCAAGAATTAACTGAACACGGATTAGTTTCTGAAGAATGGGGAGGAGAAACAATTTTCGCTCCTATCTCAGCACTAAAAGGTGACGGTATTGATAACTTGTTAGAAATGATTCTATTAGTTTCAGAAGTAGCTGAGCTAAAAGCAGACTCTAGTCGTCGTGCAATAGGGACAGTGATTGAAGCTCAACTTGATAAAGGACGTGGCTCAGTTGCTACACTTCTAATACAAGACGGAACACTTAAAGTTGGAGATCCAATTGTAGTTGGTCATACTTATGGTCGAGTACGTGCGATGGTCAACGATTTAGGACGTCGCGTTAAAGAAGCAGGTCCAAGTACACCTGTTGAAATTACTGGTTTAAATGATGTACCACAAGCTGGAGATCGTTTTGTAGTCTTTGCTGATGAGAAAACGGCTCGTCAAGTAGGGGAATCACGTGCATCTACCGCAATACAAGCACAACGTTCAGAAAAAACTCGTGTAACTCTTGATAACTTATTTGACCAAATGAAACAAGGTGAAATGAAAGAGTTAAACCTTATTGTTAAAGCTGACGTTCAAGGTGCTGTAGAAGCTATGGCCGCTTCTCTAATGAAACTTGAAGTTGCAGGCGTAAATGTACGAATTATTCACACTGGTGCTGGTGCGATTACAGAATCTGACATTTCACTTGCAGCTGCTTCAAATGCAATTGTTATTGGATTTAATGTACGACCAGATATCAATGCAAAACGTGCAGCAGAAGCTGAAGGCGTAGACATTCGTTTACACCGCATTATATATAAAGTAATTGAAGAAATTGAAGCTGCAATGACTGGCTTACTTGATCCTGAGTTCCAAGAAAAAATCATTGGTCAAGCTGAAGTACGTGAAACATTTAAAGTTACGAAAATCGGAACAATTGCCGGAAGTTATGTAATTGAAGGTAAAATTGCCCGAGATAGTGGCGTACGTGTCATTCGTGACAGCATTGTCGTATTTGAAGGTGAATTAGATTCACTTAAACGTTTCAAAGATGATGCAAAAGAAGTTGCAAAAGGGTATGAATGTGGGATAACTGTGAAAAACTATCATGATGTCAAAGAAGGCGACATTATTGAATCGTTCGTAATGGAAGAGATCAAACGCAAATGA